The DNA sequence GAGCCGTTCGCGTGCTCCCGGCGCACCGGGAGCTGCGGGCTGCCGTCGTGGACCGCGACGGTGAGCCGCCCGTCCATCGTTTCCAGGCGCAGCGTGGGACGGCTGAGCGTGTGATAGATGACGTTCTCGACGAAAATGGTGGCCACCGTGCTGGCGGTGACGACCATCTCCCGGCAATCCCACTGAGTGAGCCACTCGCCCACCAGTTCGCGTGAACGCGGCAGAGTGCACCGGTTTCTGGCCAACTCGCAGTGGGCGCGGCGGCGGAACGCGACGTCATCGTCGACTGACCGTGCCGCGGACTGCGCGGTTGCGTACACCGGCACGTGGCGTGCGGCACCACTGCGGGTGATCGCGTCTCGCCCGGCGCCGTGGGCGCATACCAGAACAATCGGAACGGCGGGCCAGGTGCCCACATGCCAGCGTGCGCTGGTGAACGCCGCCCACGCCGATTCCGACGGCACCGACAACGCGGTGACGTCCACGAAGACCGCCCGCGGTTCCTCCAGAGCCGCCTTGATCACGCTGTCTCGGACCTCACGATAGGTACGTCCGTCGAGCGTCCCAGCCATGGTCAGCAGCGCGCCCACCGGCGCTGTCGCTGCCGCAATGCCGACGTCGCCGTGCTCAACCATCGTCCGGGCGCGACTTCGTCTCAGCTTCGACGGGCCGCTCGCGCAGCACGGCCAACGCTTTGCCGGTCCCAATTGCCAGCGGGCAGTAGCCCTGCCGCAGCTGGGGCGACGTAGCGCATTCGACGAGTTGGATTGCCAGCCTCGACTTTTCGTACAGACGCGGTGCTACCGCCTGTAGGTCACCATCGATGTCGCGGTGTTGCGCAGCGGGCGACGTATCGGTGGCCGGGGCGGCCCCTCTGCGGGCCGGGGTGGCCGCCAGCCCGTAGGCGCGGCGAAATTCCGCCATCGACTCCATGAAAGCAAAGTTCTCGGGCAAACTCGTGGCGCCGTCACATAACGCCGCGAGGCCCGCTGCAAAGCCGTCTATCGTCATGACCCCGGCAGCCGGGGTGTCCGCATCGTCGTCCACACGGTTCGGACTACCCGATGTGGGCACCGGTAACCAGCACATCGGGGCGAAAACCCGCTCGTCGGTCCGCAATGCGAACAGATTCGGACATCAGACGAAACATTGTCGCGGGATTGTTTCGCGAACAACATTTCCGGCCCTCCAGAGGGATAGGAACCGTCCCGCGACCGGGGCGGCCGCCGATGCCAATCCGAAGGGGTTTCATGCGACTGGCGATAGTGGGCGCTACACCGAACCACGCGAAGGTGACAGCAGGCAGTGACGGCTGCTACGACATCGCGAGCCTGGCAAACGCTTTGGCCGGCAGGGGGCATGACGTCGCGGTCTACACCGCCTCGCCGACATCTACGGCGCCGACCGGCGACTACCAGACGGTGAGGCTGCCGACCGAATCTGGCTTCGACGGGCACCCCGACGCGTTGATGCCGCTGATCGGTGACCTCGGTCGTCAGTTGGTCGACGAATGGTCGCATCGCCCTCCTGACGTGGTGCACTGCCATGGCTGGGCATACGGGATGGCGAGCCAGCTGGCGGCCAACCGACGTCCTGTGCCCACGGTGCAGTCCTTTCACGGACTGGGTACCCTGATGCGTCTGCCCAGAGATGAGTCCGGCACGCTGGAGACTCAGATCAAACTGCAGACCCTGCTGGCCAAGAACGCCACCACTGTCGCGGCCGCGTGTACCGACGACCTGTTCGAGCTGGTCCGGTTCGGATGTCCGCGCAGCAAGATCTCGGTGGTGCCGACCGGCATCTCCGTCGACGAGAACAGCGTGGGCACGGCCCGCGCGTCTCGCGCAGGCGGCGATCACGAGGTGGTAGCCGTCGCGAGCGGGCCCGCGCGCCCCGAACGGCTGGCCGAAGTGGTGCGGGCGGTGGCGGTGCTGCCGCACACCCGGTTGCGCATCGTCGACAGCGGAGGCGTAGACCAGCGCGACATCCCCCGGATTCTCGCCCTGGCAGGGAATCTCGGTCTCGGTGACCGTTGCCGGATCGCGCCGGTGGAGAACGACGGCGAACTGAACGAGGTGTTGCAGTCGGCGGATGTGGTCGTGTGCCCAGCTTCCTACGATGCCTATGGTGTCGTCGCACTGCAGGCGATGGCCGGCGGGACCGCGGTCGTCGCCGCGGCAACCGGCGGCATGCGCGATGCGGTCATCGCCGACGTCACCGGAGTCCTGATACCACCGGCCAATGTGGACGCGCTGCGGCGGGCGTTGAAGTCGATCCTCGACCAGCCAGTCCTGCGCGAGGGCATGGGGCTGGCCGGGCGGTCCCGTGCGCGCTCCCGGTACAGCTGGGACCGAATCGCCGTCGACGCCGAGGTGACCTATCACGACGCCGCCAGACGTCCCAGCGGTGCCGCTCGCACCGCGATGGCGTGAGACGGCTGAGCCGAAGCGCCCGCGACTGTCAGAACACTGGGCGGCCAACGCCAGCCTTCAGCTCCGACTCGCAATTGTCTGTCGATACAAGAGCATTCGCGTCCGCCCTAACGCAGGACCTTTTCGTCTCCACTGCTGAGCGTGGACCTCGAAGGCGCCGTGCTTGCGATCCCGTGACGCGGGTGCTCAGGTCGTCGCGGCGCCTTCGCGGCGTGGGTAACGCAGAATAGCCGCAACCCCGTCGCGGGGTGCCACCCGTTCGTCGAGGGACACGATGTCGGCATCGGTGAGCACGGCCGCGAACGGCAGGGCCTCGTCGGCACGTACGGTCTCGGACCGTTGCGAGCCCAGTTCGGAGAGCACCTCCGGCGTCGGGGCCAGCGTCGTCGGGGCATCGCCGAGCAACACCGTGGAGTCGCCGACGTCACCGAGCAGCAGTGTCTCGACGGCGCCCTCGCGCAGCGCCGCGCACACCCCGGCGAGTCCCTCGGTGGCCAGCCCGGAATCACGCTCGGATTCGGCGCGCCACCGCTCGGCGGCGTCACCGATGACATCGGCACGCCGTTGCAACAGGCGGGTGGTGATGTCGTGCTCGAGCGCGTCTCGGTCGACGCTGCCGCGGGCACCCGCGTCGACCTCGACGACGCGTTCCGCCACCCGCTGGGGCAACACGGCGATGAGGTCGGCACGCGAGCGCACCTCCCCGACGACCCACACCATCTCGGCGGAGGCGTCGTCGAACACGTCGGCCACCTGGTCGGAAGTCGCCCGCAGGTTCTTGCGCACCGCCTCTTCGGCGGGTCGCTGCGGATCGCTGTAGCCGGCGTTCTCCGCGCCTGCCGCCTTGTGCACGGGATAGTTGCGGGGGTCGACGTGGGTCGCCCGCGCACCTGCAGCATTGTGCACCTCGATGTCGGCACCGGCATGGTCGACCGCCACCACCAGGTAGGGCGGGTCGTCGACGCCGTGCACGACGACCGGCACGAGATAGGGCAGATCCGACACCCGCGCCGTCGGCGCCTCGGGCGGCCGGATCAGGGTCTCGGTCAGCTGCACGTCACGGCTGGCGATCACCGCCAGCCCGGCCCGCCCGACGGCGTTGGGGGTGTCGGTGACGCCCCGCCGGACGCTGGCGATCAGATCTTCGTCGGCACCACCGGCGGCGAGCTCTTCTTCGACGGCCCGCCATCGCAGTTCGAGCTGCTTGTCGGCGTCGGCGGTGTCGTGCGAATCGTCGATGACCACCGAGGCGAAGGGTCCGTGGGCTTCGGCGAGGGGGCGGAAACGACCCGACTGCATGGCGTTGTCCTCCTTTTGGGTTACCCGTCAGCTGCTCAGGTCGAAGGGTGCCCGTCTCCCTGCTGCACAAACTCTCTGGTGGACAAACCCCGACCGGACTAGTCGAGCAGGCCGGCCGCAGACCGCAGATCAGTCACCATGGAGGCCAGCGCTTCGTCGCGGTGGCGCACCGGCCCGCGCAGCACCGACGCCGGGTGCACCGTGACGATCACCCGGGGGTCGATCTCACCGGTGAGCAGGTCGTCCGGAAGCCGGAGTACCTCACCGCGGTGGTGTGTGAGCCGGAAACCAGCACCGAACACGGATTTCGCGGCGGTAGCGCCCAACAGCACGAGCACCTCGGGACGAACCGCCTCCACTTCGGCGAGCAACCATGGACGACAGGACACCACTTCGACCCTGCTCGGCGTCTTGTGGATGCGGCGTTGCCCTCGTTCGGACGGCACGAACTTGAAGTGCTTGACCGCATTGGTGACATACACCGGCTCGCGCGCCACTCCGGCCTGTCCCAGAGCCTTGTCCAACAGGCGCCCGGCGGGGCCGACGAACGGCTCTCCGGAACGATCTTCCTGGTCGCCGGGCTGCTCACCGATCAGCATCATCCGCGCCTGCTCGGCTCCCTGCCCGAACACAACCTGCGTGGCGTTCTCGTACAGACCGCATCCGCGGCAGTCCCGGGCGGCCGCGACGAGGTCGGTCAGCCGCCGGGTGGCCGGCAGGAAGTCGGCGGCGGTCGTGGCGGCGGTGCGTGCGGTGGCCATGGTGTGGCGGGTACCCACTTCACGCGAGGGTCGAAGAGCGAAATGTGGAATGGTCCGGAGGTCCACATTACGAAGTGTTGGTTACACAGGTGACTCCCAGTTGTCCACGATAGACGTTCGGCGACAGTGTCTTTCGGCCTCACGCCCGGCGCGGGACACGCCGCGCGAACGGTACGCACCGCGCTGCACCGGGTATGCGCCGAGTCGAGAGACGATCCGGGAGGTACCGATGAGCGAGCACAGCACCCGTTCGCAGCGCTCTCACAGCGGCGAACCCCCCAGCCTGTCCGCGGCGCACGGTCCCGACTATCGGTGGCTCGACACCGCGTTCGCCCGGCTGCACGTGCTCGAGCCTGGCAGTGCCGAGCACGTCGCACTGCGCAACCGCATCGTGGACGAATGCCTGCCGCTCGCCGACCGCATCGCGCGCCGCTACGACCGGCGTGGAGAGGCCCATGATGACCTCGTCCAGGTGGCACGGGTGGGGCTGCTGAATGCGGTGACCCGCTTCGACCCGTCGGTCGGATCGGAGTTCCTCTCCTTCGCGGTCCCCACGATGCTGGGTGAGGTCAAACGGTACTTCCGCGATTACGGCTGGTCGGTCAACGTGCCGCGACGCCTCAAAGACCTCTATCCGGCGCTGGCTCCGGCCACCGGCGAACTGACCCAGCGGCTGGGCCGGGCACCGACGGCCGCGGAGCTGGCCGACGAGGTCGGTGTCGGCCGAGCGGAGGTCATCGAGACGATGACCGCTGCCGCCGGCTTCAAAGCGCGCTCGATCGAACACCGTTTCACCGGCGACGAAGACAGCCCCGCGTTGATCGACCGACTGGGTGTGCCGGACCCCGGAATGGGGCTCATCGAAGACAGCGACGCGTTGCGTGTACATCTGCGGGCGTTGCCCGATCGCGAGTACCGGATCGTCATCATGCGCTTCTTCGAATCTCTGACCCAGTCCGAAATCGCTGCGCAGATGGGCATTTCGCAGATGCACGTGTCGCGCCTGCTGAGCCAGTCGCTGCACCGCCTGCGGGAGGCGATGGCCGACGGAGGGCCGGCCAGCACCGTCGCCTGAGCTCATTCTGACCGCGCCGCGCAGTCACCTACGCACCGTCGTGTCCGCAACCCCTCTGTCGGGATGGTTCGGTAGGGTCCTGCGCGTGAATTCGAGCACCACCCAGAAGAGTCGACCGACCGCCCTGCCCTCGTTGAGCACCCGGCTCGCCGCCGAGCTGGCGGTGGGGGAGAACCAGGTCGCGGCCGCCATCCGGCTGCTCGACGAGGGCTCGACCGTGCCGTTCATCGCCCGGTACCGCAAGGAAGCCACCGGCAGTCTCGACGACGCCCAGCTGCGCCAGCTCGATGAGCGTCTGGGTTATCTGCGTGAGCTCGACGACCGCCGCAACGCGGTGCTGGCCTCGATCGACGAGCAAGGCAAGCTGACCGCCGAACTCACTGCGGCGCTGATGTCCGCCGAGACCAAGGCGCGCGTCGAGGACATCTATCTGCCCTTCAAGCCCAAACGGCGCACGAAGGCCCAGATCGCTCGCGAGGCGGGGCTCGAGCCCCTGGCCGACCGGCTGCTCGCCGATCCCACGCTGGTACCCGAGACCGCCGCCGCCGACTTCATCGGCACCGACGTCACCGACACCGCGGCGGCACTCGACGGCGCCCGCCACATCATCGTCGAGCGCGCCGCCGAGGACGCCCAGCTCGTCGGCGCCCTGCGCGAACGGTTCTGGGAGAACGGCTGGGTGCGCACCCGGGCCGCGTCGGAGACGGCGGACAAGACCGCCGCGGCGCAGAAGTTCCGGGACTATTTCGACTATTCCGAGCCGCTGACCAGCATGCCCGGCCACCGTGTTCTCGCCGTGCTGCGCGGCGAGAAGGAGCAGGCGCTCACGCTCACCCTGCACGGCGGCGTTCCCGACGACCCGGACGCCGGAGCCGACGAGGTCTACCAGGCGATGATCGCCGCAGCGCTCGGCATCGACCGTGCCGCCCCGGGGGCCGGGACTCCGTGGCTGAGCAACACCGTCGGCTTCGCGTGGCGCACCCGGCTGTCGGTGTCGGCGTCGGTGGACGCGCGAGTGCGGCTCCGCCGCAGCGCCGAGGAGGATGCCGTGTCGGTGTTCGCCAAGAACCTCAAGGATCTGCTGCTGGCCGCGCCTGCCGGGAACCGCACGACACTTGGACTCGATCCCGGCTTCCGCACCGGGGTCAAAGTGGCCGTCGTGGACGGCACCGGCAAGGTCCTCGACACCTGCGCGGTCTACCCGCACCAGCCACAGAAACAATGGGACGCCGCCAAAGCCACGCTGGCCGCACTGGTCGCCCGCCACGGCGTCGAACTGATCGCGGTGGGCAACGGTACGGCGTCGCGTGAAACCGACCTGCTGGCCACCGAACTGATCTCCGACATCCGCTCGGCGGGCGCCGCGGCACCGGCCAAGGCCATGGTCAGCGAGGCGGGAGCGTCGATTTACTCCGCCTCGGCGTACGCCGCACACGAACTGCCCGGCCTCGACGTCACGCTGCGCGGTGCGGTGTCGATCGCGCGCCGCCTGCAGGATCCGCTGGCCGAGCTGGTCAAGATCGAACCGAAGTCGATAGGCGTGGGTCAGTACCAGCACGACGTCACCCCCGCGCTGCTCAGCCGCAGCCTGGGCGCGGTCGTCGAAGACGCGGTCAACGCCGTGGGCGTGGACCTCAACACCGCCTCGGCACCGCTGCTGGCACGGGTCTCCGGCATCACCGAAACGCTGGCCGAGGCGATCGTCGCGCACCGCGACCAGGCCGGCCGGTTCGCCAGCCGGCGCCAGCTGCTCGACGTTCCGCGCCTGGGCCCCAAGGCATTCGAACAATGCGCCGGGTTCCTGCGGATCCGCGACGGCGAGGACCCACTGGATGCCTCCGGCGTGCACCCCGAGGCGTACCCCGTCGTCCGCCGAATCCTGGACCGGGCCGGGGTCGGTCTGGCCGAGATCATCGGCGATCAACGGGCGTTGCGGGCCATCCGACCCGCCGACTTCGCCGACGACCGGTTCGGTGTCCCCACGATCACCGACATTCTCGCCGAACTGGAGAAGCCCGGTCGCGATCCGCGGCCGGCGTTCGTCACCGCCAGCTTCGCCGCCGGGGTGGAGAAGGTCGCCGATCTCAAGGTCGGGATGGTGCTCGAAGGGGTGGTCACGAATGTGGCCGCCTTCGGGGCATTCGTCGACGTGGGTGTGCACCAGGATGGTCTGGTGCACGTCTCGGCGATGGCCGACCGTTTCGTCTCCGATCCGCACGAGGTGGTGCGATCCGGGCAGGTGGTGCGCGTCAAGGTCGTCGAGGTCGACGTCGAACGCCAGCGCATCGGGCTGAGCCTGCGGTTGAACGACGATGTCCGGGCAAAAGGTGCCGACCGACGCACCGACGCGACCCGGCCTGCGCGCGGCGAACAGCGCCGCGCCGCTCAGCAGCGCAACCGGCCACGCGGGGACAACGCCCCGCGGCGCGACCGCGCTGCGGGCGGCTCGATGGCCCAGGCGTTGCGGGACGCCGGTTTCGGACGGTGAGCATGCCGGCCCGCCGACCAGCGCGCACATGGGTGGGTGTGCTCGCTGCGGCGGGCAGCGTGGCGTTGGTAGCGGCCTGCACCAGGCACATCGACGATGCCACCCCGACCGCGGGGTCGATCGCAGCGCCGGTCCTCACCACCCAGGTCGCCGACCTGTTGAGCCCCAACGTCCGCGGCGAGGAAGGCAACCTGTTCGCGGTCGTCGAACCGCAGCGCTGCGCGGGGCTGGCCCGCGAAGTCGATCCGCCCTTCATCCAGGCCAACCGGCCGCTGGCCACCGACGGCGGACACTGGACGACCACGGACGGCGCGGTCTACATCGAGGAGATGGTCGCGGTCTATCGCTACGACTTCGACGCGGCAGCGGCGCTGGACCTGGTGCGCCGCACGATCGACGAGTGCCGCGACCAGACACTGACAGTCACGACGATGAAGGACCGCACCTATCTGTTCGACGTCGCCCCGGCGAACGCCCCGCAGCCCGAGAGCGGTGTGCTCTGGCAACTGCGTGCGGTCGACTGGAACTGCGACAACACCTTTGTCGCGGCCTACAACGCCGCCGTGGAGATCACCGCATGCGGAGAGTCGGGTGGTCCGGGCGTCGCCGACCTCGCCGAGGAGGCGCTGGCCCGTATCGAGGCGTTGGCGAACACCGCCGCCTAGTCCCTGCCTGCTGGCGCGCGATCAGCCCAGTGCGGGCTGACCTCCGTCGTCGCCGAGCAGTCCCGGGGAGGTGTCCTTGAGCGCCACCCCCGAGCGCCCGAGCTGGCGGGCTCCGGAGATCAGCGCGGCGGTGGTGCGGGCGGCGCGCTCATATCCCAGCCCGTCCGGCGGGTGGATGTTGGAGATGCAGTTGCGGTCGGCGTCGGTGCGGCCCGGCCGGGGCAGGTGGGTCAGGTAGATGCCCAGGCTGTCGGCGACCGACAGTCCCGGCCGCTCACCGATCACCATCACCAGCGTGGCGACGTCGAGCGCCGCGCCGATGTGGTCGCCGAGCGCCACCCGCGCCTGCGTCGCGATCACCGGCGGCGCCAGCCGGTAGCGACCGGCGAATTCGTCCACCAACGCTGTCAGCAGCCCGACACCGTGATCGACCAGCGCGCGCGGCGACAACCCGTCGGCCAGCACGATGCCGACGTCGGCGCCGGTGGACGGCAGCGCGCTGAGGTCGGCCGGCGTGCGGCCGAGGTCGGGCCTGCGCAGGTACTCGCTTCGGGACCCGGCGCGGCTGCTGACCAGCACCGGCGCCCCGAGCCCGACCGCCTCGACCTGCTCGGCGAACAGATCGGCGTCCAGCGGGACATGCACAGCGTCCCGAGCCGCGGAATGCGCGGCCTTGAACTCCAGCACCCGCCGTGACGGTAACGCGTTGCCGGCCCGGCCCAGCCCGATGCGCGCCTGTGTGGTGCGCCGCAGCGGCGCCCATACATCGTCTGCGGGTCGGCGCTCCGCGTCGGTCACTGACCCGACGCCAATCCGAGCAGGGGGGAGCCGGCGGGGTCGACGGGCAGCACCCGGCCCTCGCCGTCGGCCATGCCCAACCGGGCCAGCCACGCCTCGAACTCCGGAGCGGGCCGCAGCCCCAGGGCCTTGCGCACGTACAGCGCATCATGAAAGGCCAGGCTCTGGTAGCCGAGCATGACGTCGTCGGCGCCCGGCACGGTGATCACGAAGGCCGCGCCCGCGACGCCGAGCAGCGTGAGCAGCGTGTCCATGTCGTCCTGGTCGGCCTCGGCATGGTTGGTGTAGCAGACGTCCACCCCCATCGGCAGACCCAGCAACTTGCCGCAGAAGTGGTCTTCGAGCCCGGCGCGGATGATCTGCTTGCCGTCGTAGAGGTACTCCGGGCCGATGAATCCGACGACGGTGTTGACCAGCAGCGGGTCCAGCGCGCGCGCCACCGCGTAGGCCCTGGTCTCCAACGTCTGCTGATCCACCGGACGGCCTCCGGTACCCAGGTGCGCACCGGCCGACAACGCCGAACCCTGCCCGGTCTCCAGATACATCACGTTGTCGCCGACCGTGCCCCGGCCCAGACTGCGGCCGGCCTCGTTGGCTTCTTCGAGCATGGCCAGCGTGATGCCGAAACTGGTGTTGGCACCCTCGGTTCCGGCGATGGATTGGAACACCAGATCGACCGGCGCACCGCGGTCGATCAACTCCATCGTCGTCGTGACATGGGACAGCACGCACGACTGCATCGGGATCTCGAACCGCTGCCTGATCTCGTCGAGCAGATGCAGCAGATCCGAGGTGTGTTGCGGTGAGTCGGTCGCGGGATTGATGCCGATGACCGCGTCGCCGCAGCCCATCAGCAGCCCGTCGAGGGTGGCCGCGGCGATGCCGCGCGGGTTGTCGGTCGGGTGGTTGGGCTGCAGACGGGTCGCCAACGTGCCGGGCACCCCGATCGAGGTCCGAAACGCCGCGCTGACGGTGCACGCGGCCGCTACGGCGATCAGGTCCTGGTTGCGCATGATCTTCGACACCGCCGCGACCATCTCCGGCGTCAGGCCCGCAGCCACCGCGGCGATGCGTTCGGCGCTGTCGTCCTGGGTCGCCGCTTCGAGCAACCAGTCCCGGAAGCCTCCGACCGTCAGATGGGAGATCTGCGAGAAGACCTGCCGATCGTGGCTGTCGATGATCAGCCGGGTGACGTCGTCGGTTTCGTAGGGGACGACGGCTTCGTCGAGGAACGTCGACAGCGGCAGATCGGCGAGCACCCAGGCCGCGGCGGCACGTTCGGCGTCGGACTCCGCCGCGCATCCGGCGAGTTCGTCACCGGAGCGCAGCGGGGTCGCCTTGGCCAGGACGTCGACCAGGCCGTCGAACTGGTAGGTGTGTCCGGAAATCTGCTGGCGATAGGTCAATTCAGCTCTTCCTCGGCGGCGGCCAGTGCGGCGAATTCCTCGTCGGGGGAGTTCGCCACCAGGTGGTGCCGGCTGTAGAGGCCGAAATAGGCCATGAACAATGCGAATACGATCAGGCAACCCAGGGCGGCGACGCTGTCGACCAGGAAGGTGGCGATGACCGCGAGCACCGCGATGACGAGCGCGAACCCGGTGGTGACCACGCCACCGGGGGTGCGGTACGGCCGCTCCATCTCGGGAGCCCGGACCCGCAACACGATGTGACTGACCATCATCAGCACGTAACTCAGCGCAGCGCCGAAGACAGCCATGTTGAGCAGCAGTGCACCCTGGCCGGTCAACGACAGCGCGAACCCGATGACGCCGGGCACCACGAGGGCCAACGTGGGCGCCTTGCGCGAGTTCGTCACCGACAGCGCGGTCGGCAGGTAGCCGGCCCGGGACAACGCGAAGAGCTGGCGGGAGTAGGCGTAGATGATGGAGAAGAAGCTGGCGATCAGGCCGGCCAGGCCGATGTAGTTGACGACCTTGGCCATCGTGCCGTCACCGAGGGCCTCGACCAACGGGTTGCCCGACTCCGACATCGCCGCGGCGCCACCGGCTCCGGGGGTGAGCACCAGCACCGTCAGGCACGTGACGAGCAGCACCGCGATGCCGGCGATGATGCCGCGGGGAACGTTGCGGGCCGGGTTGGCAGCTTCCTCGGCAGCCAGCGGGACACCTTCGATCGCCAGGAAGAACCAGATCGCGAACGGGATGGCCGCCCAGATTCCCAGATAGCCGAACGGCAGCCACTCCGAGGCGCCTGCCGCGTCGGTCACGGCGATGTCGGTGAGATTCGCCGCGTCGAACTGTCCGATCGCCGAGATCGCGAAGATCACCAGACCGAGCAGGGCGATACCGGTGATCACGAACATCACCTTGAGCGCTTCGCCGACTCCGGCGAGATGGATGCCGATGAAGATGGCGTAGGCGGCGAGGTAGACCCACCACCCGTCCTGGATGCCGAACAGGTTCAGCGATTCGACGTAGGCACCGATGAAGGTGGCGATGGCCGCCGGTGCGATGGCGTATTCGATGAGGATCGCGGTGCCCGTGGCGAAGCCGCCCCACGGGCCCAGCGCGCGCCGCGCGAAGGTGTAACCGCCACCGGCTGCGGGCAGGGCCGAGGACATCTCAGCCATGCCGAGGACCAGCGCGAGGTACATGCCGGCGATGATGACGGCGGCGATCGCCAAGCCGCCGAACCCGCCCTGGCCCAGTCCGAAGTTCCAGCCGGAGTAGTCGCCCGAGATGACGTAGCCGACGCCGAGGCTGGCCAGCAGCAGCCATCCGGCGGTCCCCGTCTTCAGCTGGCGCTTCTGCAGATAGTCATCCGACTCGTTGTGCTCTTCCACCCCACGTCGTGGGTGGTGGGGGTGACTGTCGCTACTCATGGCATGAGACTCCGTTCGTAGGTGTGAACTAGCACACTATGCTCCACCCGGTTGCGCCACCGTTGCATATTTTCACCGAAACCAGTTGGGACACAATGCAATAACGAGACGCAATGCACGCGCAGGCCATCACCGACGGCGGCGCGACCCCATCGTCGCGCCGTCGGCGCGCACAAAGCGCGTGTCAGCGTTACGCTCCTGCCGATTCGTCGAGCACCGGAAAGAACTCAAAGGTCGGCCAGTCGACCTTTAGAGGGAGCTTATGGCCTGGGTCTCACCTTGTCCAGCCGTGAGCCCCATGTAACAGCACGTCGGAGCGCCGCGATACACCGCACACACCGAATCCGTCGTCGGAAGGGGATCACCGTGGGCACGGTGATGGGACTGTCTCTGACTGCCGACGTGGTCGGTTGGGTGTTGATGGACCTGGACGCGGGTGGACTGCTCGACCACGATGTCCTGGAGGTCACCGCCGGCGCCGAGACCGCAGGCGCGGCGGTGTTGGGCGCCCATGCCATCGCGGCGACCGCCGGTCACGAGATCGACCGTGTCCGCATCACGTGGAGTGACGACGCCGCGCACGACGGGTTGCGACTGCAGAGTCGACTTCGCAGCCTGGCACTGTCGCCCGTCGAAGCAGTGCCGCGGTCGCGCGCGCTGGCGGTGCTCGTCGACCCTGAAGACGCCGATCTGCCGGTCGACATCGCGCTGGCCTACGGTGCCGCGATGGCCGCCGACGATACTGCCGAGACGATCCCCGAGCCGGGGGCCGACGAACCGGTTCGACGAAGTCCTGCGCGGCGGCTCCTCACCTCCGCGCTCGGTGTCGCCGCAGCCGTGGCGCTCGGCGTCTTCTTCCTCGGCGCGGCCGGCGGGCCGGACGTCGCTCCCGCCGCAACGGCGGTCGAGCAGCCCAGCGCCGCCGACCCGGGCTGGGTTGCGGTGCCGGTGGCGCCGCCGAATACGGTCGCGATTCCCGCCCGGAAAGTGGTCGCTGTGCCATCCCCGCGTACCGCCCAGCCCGAGCCGGTGCCCAGCTATTACCCGGCACAACCCGCGGCCACCGTTCCCGCGGCGCAGGTGGCACCGG is a window from the Mycolicibacterium poriferae genome containing:
- a CDS encoding Tex family protein, giving the protein MNSSTTQKSRPTALPSLSTRLAAELAVGENQVAAAIRLLDEGSTVPFIARYRKEATGSLDDAQLRQLDERLGYLRELDDRRNAVLASIDEQGKLTAELTAALMSAETKARVEDIYLPFKPKRRTKAQIAREAGLEPLADRLLADPTLVPETAAADFIGTDVTDTAAALDGARHIIVERAAEDAQLVGALRERFWENGWVRTRAASETADKTAAAQKFRDYFDYSEPLTSMPGHRVLAVLRGEKEQALTLTLHGGVPDDPDAGADEVYQAMIAAALGIDRAAPGAGTPWLSNTVGFAWRTRLSVSASVDARVRLRRSAEEDAVSVFAKNLKDLLLAAPAGNRTTLGLDPGFRTGVKVAVVDGTGKVLDTCAVYPHQPQKQWDAAKATLAALVARHGVELIAVGNGTASRETDLLATELISDIRSAGAAAPAKAMVSEAGASIYSASAYAAHELPGLDVTLRGAVSIARRLQDPLAELVKIEPKSIGVGQYQHDVTPALLSRSLGAVVEDAVNAVGVDLNTASAPLLARVSGITETLAEAIVAHRDQAGRFASRRQLLDVPRLGPKAFEQCAGFLRIRDGEDPLDASGVHPEAYPVVRRILDRAGVGLAEIIGDQRALRAIRPADFADDRFGVPTITDILAELEKPGRDPRPAFVTASFAAGVEKVADLKVGMVLEGVVTNVAAFGAFVDVGVHQDGLVHVSAMADRFVSDPHEVVRSGQVVRVKVVEVDVERQRIGLSLRLNDDVRAKGADRRTDATRPARGEQRRAAQQRNRPRGDNAPRRDRAAGGSMAQALRDAGFGR
- a CDS encoding sensor domain-containing protein, translated to MPARRPARTWVGVLAAAGSVALVAACTRHIDDATPTAGSIAAPVLTTQVADLLSPNVRGEEGNLFAVVEPQRCAGLAREVDPPFIQANRPLATDGGHWTTTDGAVYIEEMVAVYRYDFDAAAALDLVRRTIDECRDQTLTVTTMKDRTYLFDVAPANAPQPESGVLWQLRAVDWNCDNTFVAAYNAAVEITACGESGGPGVADLAEEALARIEALANTAA
- the eutC gene encoding ethanolamine ammonia-lyase subunit EutC, whose translation is MTDAERRPADDVWAPLRRTTQARIGLGRAGNALPSRRVLEFKAAHSAARDAVHVPLDADLFAEQVEAVGLGAPVLVSSRAGSRSEYLRRPDLGRTPADLSALPSTGADVGIVLADGLSPRALVDHGVGLLTALVDEFAGRYRLAPPVIATQARVALGDHIGAALDVATLVMVIGERPGLSVADSLGIYLTHLPRPGRTDADRNCISNIHPPDGLGYERAARTTAALISGARQLGRSGVALKDTSPGLLGDDGGQPALG
- a CDS encoding ethanolamine ammonia-lyase subunit EutB — its product is MTYRQQISGHTYQFDGLVDVLAKATPLRSGDELAGCAAESDAERAAAAWVLADLPLSTFLDEAVVPYETDDVTRLIIDSHDRQVFSQISHLTVGGFRDWLLEAATQDDSAERIAAVAAGLTPEMVAAVSKIMRNQDLIAVAAACTVSAAFRTSIGVPGTLATRLQPNHPTDNPRGIAAATLDGLLMGCGDAVIGINPATDSPQHTSDLLHLLDEIRQRFEIPMQSCVLSHVTTTMELIDRGAPVDLVFQSIAGTEGANTSFGITLAMLEEANEAGRSLGRGTVGDNVMYLETGQGSALSAGAHLGTGGRPVDQQTLETRAYAVARALDPLLVNTVVGFIGPEYLYDGKQIIRAGLEDHFCGKLLGLPMGVDVCYTNHAEADQDDMDTLLTLLGVAGAAFVITVPGADDVMLGYQSLAFHDALYVRKALGLRPAPEFEAWLARLGMADGEGRVLPVDPAGSPLLGLASGQ
- the eat gene encoding ethanolamine permease, producing MSSDSHPHHPRRGVEEHNESDDYLQKRQLKTGTAGWLLLASLGVGYVISGDYSGWNFGLGQGGFGGLAIAAVIIAGMYLALVLGMAEMSSALPAAGGGYTFARRALGPWGGFATGTAILIEYAIAPAAIATFIGAYVESLNLFGIQDGWWVYLAAYAIFIGIHLAGVGEALKVMFVITGIALLGLVIFAISAIGQFDAANLTDIAVTDAAGASEWLPFGYLGIWAAIPFAIWFFLAIEGVPLAAEEAANPARNVPRGIIAGIAVLLVTCLTVLVLTPGAGGAAAMSESGNPLVEALGDGTMAKVVNYIGLAGLIASFFSIIYAYSRQLFALSRAGYLPTALSVTNSRKAPTLALVVPGVIGFALSLTGQGALLLNMAVFGAALSYVLMMVSHIVLRVRAPEMERPYRTPGGVVTTGFALVIAVLAVIATFLVDSVAALGCLIVFALFMAYFGLYSRHHLVANSPDEEFAALAAAEEELN